Proteins co-encoded in one Stenotrophomonas maltophilia genomic window:
- the accC gene encoding acetyl-CoA carboxylase biotin carboxylase subunit, with amino-acid sequence MLDKVVIANRGEIALRILRACHTLGIRTVAVHSTVDRNLKHVAMADESVCIGPAPSPQSYLNIPALIAAAEVTDAQAIHPGYGFLSENADFAERVEESGFIFIGPKADTIRMMGDKVEAIRAMKSAGVPCVPGSGGPLGDDIVANTKIAREIGYPVIIKAAGGGGGRGMRVVHAEASLKTSIETTKSEAKAAFGNGEVYMEKFLENPRHVEIQVLADGQGNAIHLGERDCSMQRRHQKVVEEAPAPGITAEQREQIGKVCVEACIRIGYRGAGTFEFLYEDGRFYFIEMNTRIQVEHPVTEMVTGIDLVAEQLKIAAGQKLSIKQSDVVLTGHAIECRINAEDAETFVPSPGTITGFHPPGGPGVRVDTHIYSGYRVPSNYDSMIGKLIVHGPDRETAIARMRVALSEMVVDGIKTNIALQQRIMRDKGFQAGGQNIHYLEKRLAERKNKPIALT; translated from the coding sequence ATGCTCGACAAAGTCGTCATTGCCAACCGAGGGGAGATCGCGCTGCGCATCCTGCGCGCGTGCCACACCCTGGGCATCCGCACGGTGGCCGTGCATTCCACGGTCGACCGCAACCTCAAGCACGTGGCCATGGCCGACGAGTCGGTCTGCATCGGCCCGGCACCGTCGCCGCAGAGCTACCTCAACATTCCGGCGCTGATCGCCGCCGCTGAAGTCACCGACGCGCAGGCGATCCACCCGGGCTACGGCTTCCTGTCGGAAAACGCCGATTTCGCCGAGCGCGTGGAAGAATCCGGCTTCATCTTCATCGGCCCCAAGGCCGACACCATCCGCATGATGGGCGACAAGGTCGAAGCCATCCGCGCGATGAAGTCCGCCGGCGTGCCGTGCGTGCCCGGTTCCGGCGGCCCGCTGGGCGATGACATCGTGGCCAACACCAAGATTGCCCGTGAGATCGGCTACCCGGTCATCATCAAGGCGGCTGGCGGCGGTGGCGGCCGCGGCATGCGCGTGGTGCACGCCGAAGCCTCGCTGAAGACCTCGATCGAAACCACCAAGAGCGAGGCCAAGGCCGCTTTCGGCAATGGCGAGGTCTACATGGAGAAGTTCCTGGAAAATCCGCGCCATGTGGAGATCCAGGTGCTGGCCGATGGCCAGGGCAACGCCATCCACCTGGGTGAGCGCGACTGCTCCATGCAGCGCCGCCACCAGAAGGTGGTGGAAGAAGCGCCGGCGCCGGGCATCACCGCCGAACAGCGCGAGCAGATCGGCAAGGTGTGCGTGGAAGCCTGCATCCGCATCGGCTACCGCGGCGCCGGCACGTTCGAATTCCTGTACGAGGACGGCCGCTTCTACTTCATCGAAATGAACACCCGCATCCAGGTGGAACATCCGGTCACCGAAATGGTCACCGGCATCGACCTGGTGGCCGAGCAGCTGAAGATCGCCGCCGGCCAGAAGCTGTCGATCAAGCAGAGCGACGTGGTGCTCACCGGCCATGCCATCGAGTGCCGCATCAATGCCGAAGACGCTGAAACCTTCGTGCCGAGCCCGGGCACCATCACCGGCTTCCATCCGCCGGGCGGCCCCGGCGTGCGCGTGGACACCCACATCTACAGTGGCTACCGCGTGCCGTCGAACTACGACTCGATGATCGGCAAGCTGATCGTGCACGGCCCGGACCGCGAAACCGCCATCGCCCGGATGCGGGTGGCGCTGAGCGAGATGGTGGTCGACGGCATCAAGACCAACATCGCCCTGCAGCAGCGGATCATGCGTGACAAGGGCTTCCAGGCCGGTGGCCAGAACATCCACTACCTGGAAAAGCGCCTGGCCGAACGAAAGAACAAGCCGATCGCGCTGACCTGA
- the accB gene encoding acetyl-CoA carboxylase biotin carboxyl carrier protein produces MDLRKIKKLIDLLEESNLAEIEIKEGEESVRLSRAPVAGYAAPVAAPVYAAPAAPAPQAMPMQSPTEASTGGTAKPGPALPEGHVLRSPMVGTFYASSAPDKPAFVSVGQQVKEGETLAIIEAMKMFNPIEADKSGTIVAILGENGQPVEFDQPLFVIG; encoded by the coding sequence ATGGATCTGCGCAAAATCAAGAAGCTGATCGACCTGCTGGAAGAGTCGAACCTGGCGGAAATCGAAATCAAGGAAGGCGAAGAGTCGGTGCGCCTGTCGCGCGCCCCGGTGGCCGGCTATGCCGCCCCGGTCGCCGCGCCGGTGTATGCCGCTCCGGCCGCCCCGGCGCCGCAGGCGATGCCGATGCAGTCGCCGACCGAAGCCTCCACCGGCGGCACCGCCAAGCCGGGCCCGGCGCTGCCGGAAGGCCACGTGCTGCGCTCGCCGATGGTCGGCACCTTCTATGCCTCGTCCGCTCCGGACAAGCCGGCGTTCGTCAGCGTTGGCCAGCAGGTCAAGGAAGGCGAGACCCTGGCCATCATCGAAGCGATGAAGATGTTCAACCCGATCGAAGCCGACAAGTCCGGCACCATCGTCGCCATCCTCGGCGAGAACGGCCAGCCGGTGGAGTTCGACCAGCCGCTGTTCGTGATCGGCTAA
- the aroQ gene encoding type II 3-dehydroquinate dehydratase → MAKLLVLHGPNLNLLGTREPEVYGHTTLADIDQALAAQASAAGHAVESLQSNAEHVLVDRVQAARNDGTAFILINPAAFTHTSVALRDALAAVAVPFIEIHLSNPHTREPFRQHSYFSDKAVGVVCGFGADSYRYAMDAALLRVSVN, encoded by the coding sequence ATGGCGAAGCTGCTGGTCCTGCACGGCCCCAACCTCAACCTGCTCGGCACCCGCGAGCCGGAGGTCTACGGCCACACCACGCTGGCCGACATCGACCAGGCCCTGGCTGCCCAGGCATCGGCCGCCGGGCATGCCGTCGAAAGCCTGCAGTCCAACGCCGAGCATGTGCTGGTGGACCGCGTGCAGGCCGCGCGCAACGACGGAACCGCTTTCATCCTGATCAACCCCGCCGCCTTCACCCACACCTCGGTCGCCCTGCGCGATGCGCTGGCGGCGGTGGCGGTGCCGTTCATCGAGATCCACCTGTCCAACCCGCATACCCGCGAACCCTTCCGCCAGCACAGCTACTTCAGTGACAAGGCGGTGGGCGTGGTCTGCGGCTTCGGTGCCGACAGCTACCGCTACGCAATGGATGCGGCGCTGCTGCGGGTGTCCGTCAACTGA
- a CDS encoding DOPA 4,5-dioxygenase family protein, protein MHPDLPAPTNVAIDADDDDAQWADLLSPSRRRLIASAGLAAGGLASASTAAATPPGDATVNTTEPGRPGFRAIVPPAPKGRSPWGEATAGEPTPRPASVRPGEATLPRTPRPYTDIKSYHAHIYFDEDSFEKAALLRRWAAERFPVELGNWNLEPRGPHVTPSFYFGFTNDLLPVLVPWLQLNSLGLTILIHPNTGDGRADHLYYALWVNRTQPVNAYSWPAPAPGERELLEEVFPNVVPTLPLET, encoded by the coding sequence ATGCACCCTGACCTGCCTGCCCCGACCAACGTCGCCATCGACGCTGACGACGACGACGCCCAGTGGGCCGACCTGCTTTCGCCCAGTCGGCGGCGCCTGATCGCCTCGGCCGGGTTGGCGGCCGGCGGCCTGGCCAGTGCATCAACGGCGGCGGCAACGCCCCCTGGCGACGCCACCGTGAACACCACCGAGCCGGGCCGTCCCGGCTTCCGCGCCATCGTGCCGCCGGCGCCCAAGGGCCGCAGCCCCTGGGGCGAGGCGACCGCGGGCGAACCCACCCCGCGCCCGGCCAGTGTGCGCCCCGGCGAAGCCACGTTGCCCCGCACGCCGCGCCCCTACACCGACATCAAGAGCTATCACGCGCACATCTACTTCGATGAGGACAGCTTCGAGAAGGCCGCGCTGCTGCGGCGCTGGGCGGCCGAGCGCTTCCCGGTGGAGCTGGGCAACTGGAACCTCGAACCGCGCGGGCCGCACGTCACCCCCTCGTTCTACTTCGGCTTCACCAACGATCTGCTGCCGGTGCTGGTGCCGTGGCTGCAGCTCAACAGCCTGGGGTTGACCATCCTGATCCACCCGAACACCGGTGATGGCCGCGCCGATCACCTGTACTACGCGTTGTGGGTCAACCGGACCCAGCCGGTGAACGCCTACAGCTGGCCGGCGCCGGCGCCGGGCGAGCGGGAGCTGCTGGAAGAGGTGTTCCCGAACGTGGTGCCCACGCTGCCGCTGGAGACCTGA
- a CDS encoding isocitrate lyase/PEP mutase family protein: MSLSDADTRRKRATFRQLHAEGCFVLPNPWDVGSARYLQRQGFLALATTSAGCAWSEGRPDGAVSLQATLEHLRLMAAATPLPLNADFGDGFGASPSQVAEAVAAAIDTGIAALSIEDASGVADAPLRPIDDAVARLRAARAAIDQAGGEVLLVGRAENFFVGVPDLRDTLRRLRAYAEAGADVLYAPGISTPEQIRAVVAAAGSTPVNLLVGGPTPLNLKDIAALGVRRVSLGGALARAAWGGLIQATRPIVQDGRFDGLQQAAPGATLNALFQ; this comes from the coding sequence ATGTCCCTGTCCGATGCCGACACCCGGCGCAAGCGCGCGACCTTCCGCCAGCTGCACGCCGAAGGCTGCTTCGTGCTGCCCAATCCCTGGGACGTTGGCAGTGCGCGCTATCTGCAGCGGCAGGGCTTCCTGGCCCTGGCCACCACCAGCGCCGGCTGCGCCTGGAGCGAAGGCCGGCCCGATGGCGCGGTTTCGCTGCAGGCCACGCTGGAGCACCTGCGGCTGATGGCCGCGGCCACGCCGCTGCCCTTGAACGCCGATTTCGGAGATGGCTTCGGTGCGTCCCCGTCCCAGGTGGCCGAGGCGGTGGCGGCGGCCATCGACACCGGCATCGCCGCGCTGTCGATCGAGGACGCCAGCGGCGTGGCCGACGCGCCGCTGCGCCCGATCGATGACGCGGTGGCGCGCCTGCGTGCGGCGCGCGCCGCCATTGATCAGGCGGGGGGCGAGGTGCTGCTGGTGGGACGTGCCGAGAACTTCTTCGTCGGCGTACCGGATCTGCGCGACACGCTGCGGCGCCTGCGCGCCTATGCCGAGGCCGGTGCCGATGTGCTGTATGCGCCGGGCATCAGTACGCCGGAACAGATCCGCGCGGTGGTTGCCGCGGCAGGATCCACACCGGTGAACCTGCTGGTCGGTGGGCCCACGCCGCTCAACCTGAAGGACATCGCCGCACTCGGGGTGCGCCGGGTCAGCCTGGGCGGTGCACTGGCCCGCGCCGCGTGGGGAGGCTTGATACAGGCCACCCGGCCGATCGTGCAGGACGGTCGCTTCGACGGACTGCAACAGGCGGCCCCGGGCGCGACGTTGAACGCGCTGTTCCAGTAG
- a CDS encoding NAD(P)H-dependent oxidoreductase: protein MHSLIVTTHPETGSLTHAIAQRIGDAIRATDAGNTVTHADLVAEGFDPRFNREDQALFRGTGAVPADVAAEHARLDLADTLVLVYPLYWWSFPALLKGWIDRVFTQGWAYQDGADGKVQKKLQRLRVHLVGVGGAGAAMIERRGYGAAMKTQIDMGIFDYCGARVLSSELLLDADSGAAAAHLQTVVEIGRKIGTPMH, encoded by the coding sequence GTGCACAGCCTCATCGTCACCACCCATCCGGAAACCGGATCGCTCACCCATGCCATCGCCCAGCGCATCGGCGACGCCATCCGGGCCACCGACGCTGGCAACACCGTCACCCATGCCGACCTGGTTGCCGAAGGCTTCGATCCGCGCTTCAACCGCGAAGACCAGGCGCTGTTCCGCGGCACCGGTGCGGTACCGGCCGATGTTGCCGCCGAGCACGCACGGCTGGACCTGGCCGATACGCTGGTGCTGGTCTATCCGCTGTACTGGTGGTCGTTCCCCGCCTTGTTGAAAGGGTGGATCGACCGCGTGTTCACCCAGGGCTGGGCCTACCAGGACGGCGCCGACGGCAAGGTACAGAAGAAGCTGCAGCGCCTGCGCGTGCATCTGGTCGGCGTCGGCGGGGCCGGCGCGGCGATGATCGAGCGGCGCGGCTATGGCGCGGCGATGAAGACCCAGATCGACATGGGCATCTTCGACTACTGCGGCGCGCGCGTGTTGTCGTCCGAACTGCTGCTCGATGCCGATAGCGGTGCGGCCGCCGCGCATCTGCAGACCGTAGTGGAAATCGGCCGTAAAATCGGTACTCCGATGCACTGA
- a CDS encoding TetR/AcrR family transcriptional regulator translates to MPANAAPTRRRLTREQRARQLLDVAWALVGEEGTDALTLGRLAEAAGVTKPVAYDHFVTRHGLLAALYHDYDARQTQVFHERIDRARARLGDRAAAIASGYIDCILSQGSEVQGILSALVGAPELQEVRRCYQQDFIDNCEVWLGRFAADGTVPLAGRWAILGAAESLSEAVAAGALGQAVAEAELQRLIVATVKRR, encoded by the coding sequence ATGCCTGCCAACGCCGCCCCCACGCGCCGCCGCCTGACCCGCGAGCAACGTGCCCGCCAGCTGCTGGATGTGGCCTGGGCGCTGGTCGGTGAGGAAGGCACCGACGCGTTGACGCTGGGGAGGCTGGCCGAAGCGGCGGGCGTGACCAAGCCGGTGGCCTACGATCACTTCGTGACCCGTCATGGCCTGCTGGCGGCGCTGTACCACGACTACGACGCGCGGCAGACGCAGGTATTCCACGAGCGCATCGATCGCGCCCGGGCGCGGCTGGGCGATCGCGCCGCTGCCATCGCCTCGGGCTACATCGACTGCATCCTCAGCCAGGGCAGCGAGGTGCAGGGCATCCTGTCGGCACTGGTCGGCGCGCCGGAACTGCAGGAGGTGCGGCGCTGCTACCAGCAGGACTTCATCGACAACTGCGAGGTGTGGCTGGGCCGGTTTGCTGCGGACGGCACGGTGCCGCTGGCCGGCCGCTGGGCCATCCTGGGCGCGGCCGAAAGCCTGTCCGAGGCCGTGGCCGCCGGCGCACTGGGCCAGGCCGTAGCTGAAGCCGAGCTGCAACGCCTGATCGTGGCGACGGTCAAACGACGCTGA
- a CDS encoding D-alanyl-D-alanine carboxypeptidase family protein codes for MPTSSPARAPLSAITIDAASRAVIHQHNADTVRPPASLTKLMTAYAAYACIAETGRSWDETVTIAGDDVHAVAADETRMGLLPGETVPLARLLEGMMIVSGNDAALAIARHLDGSQGAFLQRMNHHARQLGLRDTGFASVSGITTPHHASSARDMAVLAAHLLADHPQILAITAQRAFAHGRFSRTNQNALLGDEGVDGLKTGYTQAAGFCLAATACRGLPGQAQPVRLITVVLGSDSRQARDARVREQLATGFATLAGAVIEA; via the coding sequence ATGCCGACTTCCTCTCCGGCGCGCGCGCCGCTCTCTGCGATCACCATTGACGCTGCAAGCCGCGCGGTGATCCACCAGCACAACGCCGACACCGTACGGCCACCGGCATCGCTGACCAAGCTGATGACTGCCTACGCGGCGTATGCGTGCATCGCAGAGACCGGGCGTTCGTGGGACGAAACGGTCACCATCGCCGGCGACGACGTGCACGCGGTCGCCGCTGATGAAACGCGGATGGGCCTGCTGCCCGGCGAAACGGTCCCCCTGGCGCGCCTGCTGGAAGGAATGATGATCGTCTCCGGCAATGACGCCGCGCTGGCGATCGCGCGCCACCTGGATGGATCGCAGGGCGCGTTTCTGCAGCGCATGAACCACCACGCACGCCAGCTTGGCCTGCGCGATACCGGGTTCGCCAGCGTATCGGGCATCACCACGCCACATCATGCATCCAGCGCGCGCGACATGGCGGTGCTGGCGGCCCATCTGCTGGCCGACCATCCACAGATCCTGGCCATTACCGCGCAGCGTGCGTTCGCGCATGGCCGCTTCAGCCGAACCAACCAGAATGCACTGCTGGGCGATGAAGGCGTGGATGGATTGAAGACCGGCTACACCCAGGCGGCCGGCTTCTGCCTGGCCGCCACCGCCTGCCGGGGGCTACCCGGGCAGGCGCAGCCGGTGCGCCTGATCACGGTCGTGCTCGGTTCGGACAGCCGCCAGGCGCGCGACGCGCGGGTGCGCGAACAGTTGGCCACCGGCTTTGCAACGCTGGCCGGCGCCGTCATCGAGGCCTGA
- a CDS encoding alkaline phosphatase, with amino-acid sequence MSSFLPRRGRHALLLAALAAVGGCQPNLRAGPSAPAAVQPYNVIVMINDGAGWGTWDAAAYWQYGSREGAPYAAFPQRLAVTTFPLNSSSQPTGDTAQTLGYDAARAWDTEAVPALDLPFAGYQYLAAVATDSAAAGTALSAGIKTYNNAINVDNDGRAVDFNTLRAKRLGMATGVVTSVPFAHATPAAFAAQNASRNNYHAIAHQMLAQGHMDLVMGTGGPGYSVDGRACGQGTAAAPAEGCANPWEWVSQQDWQQLEAGSTIGGNPAGPWRLIRSKEDFLALAEGRLPTDRPLIGVPRVANTLQQARQLPVLGQDASTPSGVRRIDSVPDLATMTRGALRFLQQRSAKGLFLMVEGGATDWAAHTSACGTEWHYGSCSDQPQYGRLIEETVEFNDAVAAVVEWIEHNGGWERSLLIVTTDHDNSMPMGPDAQNIAFEPVRNNGRGRMPGMSFRPTGNHSNALVPLWAKGAGAELLGQRVRGVDAGYRQHVRWNDGRYIDNTDVAAAVQQALQR; translated from the coding sequence ATGAGTTCATTCCTTCCACGTCGCGGGCGCCATGCCCTGCTGCTGGCTGCACTGGCTGCAGTCGGCGGCTGCCAGCCGAACCTGCGCGCCGGTCCATCGGCGCCGGCTGCGGTCCAACCGTACAACGTGATCGTGATGATCAACGACGGTGCCGGTTGGGGCACCTGGGATGCGGCCGCCTACTGGCAGTACGGCAGCCGCGAGGGTGCACCCTATGCGGCGTTCCCGCAGCGCCTGGCCGTGACCACCTTCCCTCTGAATTCCAGCAGCCAGCCGACCGGCGACACTGCGCAGACCCTCGGCTACGACGCGGCCAGGGCGTGGGACACCGAGGCGGTTCCCGCGCTGGACCTGCCGTTCGCTGGTTACCAGTACCTGGCCGCAGTGGCGACCGACAGCGCGGCGGCAGGTACCGCGTTGTCTGCGGGCATCAAGACCTACAACAACGCCATCAACGTGGACAACGATGGCAGGGCGGTTGACTTCAACACCCTGCGCGCCAAGCGCCTGGGCATGGCCACCGGCGTGGTCACCTCAGTGCCGTTCGCGCACGCCACCCCGGCCGCGTTCGCTGCGCAGAACGCCTCGCGCAACAACTATCACGCGATCGCGCACCAGATGCTGGCGCAGGGGCATATGGACCTGGTGATGGGCACCGGCGGCCCGGGTTACAGCGTGGATGGACGCGCCTGTGGCCAGGGCACGGCGGCTGCGCCGGCCGAAGGCTGCGCCAATCCGTGGGAGTGGGTCTCGCAGCAGGACTGGCAGCAGCTGGAAGCGGGCAGCACCATCGGCGGCAACCCGGCCGGGCCGTGGCGCCTGATCCGCAGCAAGGAGGACTTCCTTGCGCTGGCGGAGGGCCGGCTGCCGACCGACCGTCCGTTGATCGGCGTGCCGCGCGTGGCCAATACGCTGCAGCAGGCACGCCAGCTGCCGGTGCTGGGCCAGGATGCGAGCACGCCTTCGGGCGTGCGCAGGATCGACAGCGTGCCCGATCTGGCGACCATGACCCGTGGCGCCCTGCGGTTCCTGCAGCAGCGTTCGGCCAAGGGCCTGTTCCTGATGGTGGAAGGCGGCGCCACCGACTGGGCCGCGCACACCAGCGCCTGTGGCACCGAATGGCACTACGGCTCATGCAGCGACCAGCCGCAGTACGGGCGGCTGATCGAGGAAACGGTGGAGTTCAACGACGCGGTGGCGGCGGTGGTCGAATGGATCGAGCACAACGGCGGTTGGGAACGCAGCCTGCTGATCGTCACCACCGACCATGACAACAGCATGCCGATGGGGCCGGATGCGCAGAACATCGCGTTCGAACCGGTGCGCAACAACGGCCGTGGCCGCATGCCGGGGATGAGCTTCCGCCCCACCGGCAACCACTCCAACGCGCTGGTGCCGCTGTGGGCCAAGGGCGCCGGCGCTGAGCTGCTGGGCCAGCGCGTGCGGGGTGTTGATGCCGGCTACCGCCAGCATGTGCGCTGGAACGACGGCCGCTACATCGACAACACCGATGTGGCAGCCGCCGTGCAGCAAGCGCTGCAACGCTAG
- a CDS encoding LysR substrate-binding domain-containing protein, translating into MTRPPLHALQGFVAAARLGNLSRAAASMNLTVSALSHQMRQLEERLGQPLLVRQARGVALTLEGQRLLDQVGPHLDAINEAFQPYAARAEHVLTISAVPSMASAWLVPRLGHFVAAHPQIEINLQSSERLVDFERQRQFDAALRLGSGNWPGLVVEPLFDEWLLPMASPALIERMGGIDRVPLTQWPLLGDPDGAWGAWFALSGQSPPPRFVAVLDDSEAHHRAALDGVGVALGRVTRARLLLDSGQLVALSQQRLKTDWPHWLVYPPRSAHHRGFLAFRDWLHAQAAEHVRHMAGVHL; encoded by the coding sequence GTGACCCGCCCACCCTTGCATGCCCTGCAGGGCTTCGTCGCTGCCGCCCGGCTCGGCAACCTGTCGCGCGCGGCGGCGTCGATGAACCTCACGGTCAGCGCGCTCAGCCACCAGATGCGGCAGCTGGAAGAGCGCCTGGGCCAGCCGCTGCTGGTCCGCCAGGCGCGCGGCGTCGCCCTCACCCTGGAAGGTCAGCGCCTGCTGGACCAGGTCGGCCCGCATCTGGATGCGATCAACGAAGCCTTCCAGCCGTATGCGGCGCGTGCCGAGCACGTGCTGACGATCAGCGCGGTGCCGTCGATGGCCAGTGCGTGGCTGGTGCCACGACTGGGGCACTTCGTGGCCGCCCATCCGCAGATCGAGATCAATCTGCAGTCCAGCGAACGGCTGGTGGATTTCGAACGCCAGCGCCAGTTCGACGCCGCGCTGCGGCTGGGCAGTGGCAACTGGCCAGGGCTTGTGGTGGAGCCGCTGTTCGATGAGTGGCTGCTGCCGATGGCCAGCCCGGCACTGATCGAGCGCATGGGCGGCATCGACCGTGTCCCGCTCACGCAATGGCCATTGCTGGGTGATCCCGACGGTGCGTGGGGCGCGTGGTTCGCCTTGAGTGGGCAGAGCCCGCCGCCCCGCTTCGTGGCGGTGCTGGATGATTCCGAAGCGCATCATCGGGCCGCGCTGGACGGTGTGGGCGTCGCCCTGGGCCGGGTCACGCGTGCGCGCCTGCTGCTCGACTCCGGCCAGCTGGTCGCGCTGTCCCAGCAGCGTTTGAAGACCGACTGGCCGCACTGGCTGGTGTACCCGCCACGCTCGGCCCATCACCGTGGTTTCCTTGCCTTCCGCGACTGGCTGCACGCGCAGGCGGCCGAGCATGTGCGGCATATGGCCGGCGTGCATCTGTAG
- a CDS encoding transporter substrate-binding domain-containing protein produces the protein MSLADHRSALAPQGFLRVAINLGNPVLAQGDARSPRGPSLELATALAQRMGVQARFTCHDAAASVVAAAAEDAWDLAFLAIDPARADHIAFSAPYVEIEGTYLVREHSPAQQVTDLDRDGLRIAVGRGAAYDLFLSRELRHAAIERAETSAAAITLFDQQHLDAAAGVRQPLAAWAQAHPGHRVLADRFTAIQQAVAAPASRPAEALRALFDEVEAIKAGPLLGEAFARAGQAVTLVR, from the coding sequence ATGTCCCTGGCCGACCATCGAAGCGCGCTGGCGCCGCAGGGATTCCTGCGCGTGGCGATCAATCTCGGTAATCCCGTGCTGGCACAGGGCGATGCACGCTCACCGCGCGGGCCGTCACTGGAACTGGCCACCGCGTTGGCGCAACGGATGGGTGTGCAGGCCCGCTTCACCTGCCACGATGCGGCGGCTTCGGTGGTTGCCGCGGCTGCCGAAGATGCCTGGGATCTGGCCTTCCTGGCCATCGATCCGGCACGCGCCGACCACATCGCCTTCAGTGCACCGTATGTGGAGATTGAAGGCACCTACCTGGTGCGCGAGCACAGCCCGGCACAGCAGGTGACCGATCTTGACCGCGACGGCCTGCGCATCGCAGTCGGCCGCGGCGCGGCCTACGATCTGTTCCTCAGCCGCGAGCTGCGCCATGCCGCGATCGAGCGCGCGGAGACTTCGGCTGCGGCCATCACCCTGTTCGACCAGCAGCACCTGGATGCCGCCGCCGGGGTGCGCCAGCCGCTGGCAGCCTGGGCGCAGGCGCATCCCGGCCACCGCGTGCTGGCCGATCGTTTCACCGCGATCCAGCAGGCGGTCGCGGCACCGGCCTCACGCCCGGCCGAGGCATTGCGCGCCTTGTTCGACGAGGTGGAAGCGATCAAGGCCGGTCCGTTGCTGGGCGAAGCGTTCGCGCGTGCGGGACAGGCGGTCACCCTGGTACGGTGA